A genome region from Cutaneotrichosporon cavernicola HIS019 DNA, chromosome: 5 includes the following:
- a CDS encoding uncharacterized protein (Belongs to the class I-like SAM-binding methyltransferase superfamily), with product MARLPIAIRPKDIPPLATEPHPHPSPLQQLVGHTVSKTDYDAVCVPLANALWQDRWERLCLRPVGMEDEDDNGSMQDRASDVDRDADLFRREPSLFRHECNITRLEESQSVIALASDWLELDSPDEGIRFDSELGLRAEMQHALYLSLPVLVVPAPNLANRDFLPSYARVISNLLQMGGSSAYTQVSIRIPVSDPLEIIGQGPAPTNGHGERHHRRSLSLSSRPSSMHQHQMSIGQLSAITGGGNDPNGSAPASRVVSQASSNVPQRTVTHSAIQGDPSSTWEMWDCIRSLCGYHPRLSVMLDLSNPLPPSQGAIARWAAEPVKRIWLPAGSFIPNAKGYPVLSKATQAFIRGLSKHQPTFVLSGTSDARHPSGGQNAYLQYLRHITSQAGASAYISPQGPAEIAGGYGDYLQAPLQPLADDLGSATYDVFESDPVKYHQYEEAVFQCVMDEERQPPDGEPFVIVVAGAGRGPLVAATLRALDRAERDARLYAVEKNAAAFTTLQERKALEWGDAVEILFGDMRTLHVPELADILVSELLGSFGDNELSPECIDGATRFLKPGAVSIPTSYTAHLAPIASSKLHHDVTSRSANAAEIPYVVMMQQANILSGETPGMSGRCGERIQHCWQWEHPRWDLMLDEAGLPLTNSHNTRSTTCTFHIPHASPCHGFAGYFEAHLYGNVGLSIHPDTIARVSPDLFSWFPIFFPLKSPLYLPSGAELEVNIWRLTDQKSKKVWYEWSAEAYLPTVPQFGGTPSGSMHMGMRYGSGHTNPTSPTESHYSARPPLRDGQELGRVKIGQTELHNSGGKHYSIGL from the exons CCACCCTTCCCCACTCCAGCAACTCGTCGGCCACACTGTCTCTAAGACCGACTACGATGCCGTGTGTGTGCCTCTTGCCAACGCACTCTGGCAAGACCGGTGGGAGCGACTCTGCCTCCGTCCTGTCGGCAtggaagacgaggacgacaacGGCTCGATGCAGGATCGTGCGAGCGATGTTGACCGCGATGCAGACCTCTTCCGCCGCGAGCCGAGCCTGTTCCGCCACGAGTGCAACATCACTCGGCTCGAGGAAAGCCAGAGCGTCATCGCACTCGCGAGCGACTGGCTCGAACTCGACTCGCCAGACGAGGGGATCCGCTTTGACTCTGAACTG GGCCTCCGCGCTGAGATGCAGCACGCGCTCTACCTCTCCCTCCCGGTGCTCGTCGTGCCCGCACCAAACCTCGCGAACCGCGACTTCCTCCCATCGTATGCGCGTGTCATTTCCAATCTCCTCCAGATGGGCGGCTCGTCCGCGTACACACAAGTGTCGATCCGCATCCCCGTCTCTGATCCCCTCGAGATTATTGGACAAGGGCCAGCACCTACGAACGGCCACGGTGAGAGGCATCACCGCCGGTCGTTATCGCTGTCGTCCCGACCGTCGAGTAtgcaccagcaccagaTGAGCATTGGGCAGTTAAGTGCCATCACGGGCGGGGGCAACGACCCGAACGGATCGGCACCGGCAAGCCGCGTCGTCAGCCAGGCGAGCTCGAACGTGCCCCAGCGCACCGTCACGCACAGCGCGATTCAGGGCGATCCCAGCTCGACGTGGGAGATGTGGGACTGCATTCGCTCGTTGTGCGGCTACCACCCACGGTTGAGTGTTA tgcTTGACCTCAGTAATCCACTACCGCCGAGCCAGGGCGCGATCGCACGCTGGGCAGCCGAGCCAGTCAAGCGCATCTGGCTGCCAGCTGGCAGCTTCATCCCCAACGCAAAGGGCTACCCGGTGCTGAGCAAGGCGACGCAGGCTTTCATCCGGGGGCTGAGCAAGCACCAGCCAACGTTCGTGCTGTCGGGCACAAGCGACGCGAGACACCCCAGCGGCGGACAGAATGCGTATCTACAATATTTACGCCACATCACATCGCAGGCCGGCGCATCGGCTTACATCTCGCCCCAGGGCCCTGCAGAGATCGCAGGCGGCTACGGCGATTACCTCCAGGCACCGTTGCAGCCACTCGCGGACGACCTGGGTAGCGCGACCTACGACGTCTTCGAGAGCGATCCCGTCAAGTACCACCAGTACGAGGAGGCCGTGTTCCAGTGTgtgatggacgaggagcgacAGCCACCAGATGGAGAACCATTCGTTATTGTCGTCGCGGGCGCAGGTCGCGGACCATTAGTCGCAGCGACCCTGCGCGCATTAGACCGCGCAGAGCGCGACGCACGCCTGTACGCGGTCGAGAAGAACGCAGCCGCGTTCACGACGCTGCAAGAACGCAAGGCACTCGAGTGGGGCGACGCTGTCGAGATCTTATTCGGAGACATGCGCACCCTGCATGTGCCCGAGCTGGCAGACATCCTCGTCTCCGAGTTGCTGGGAAGCTTTGGCGACAACGAACTAAGCCCGGAATGCATCgacggcgcgacgcgcttcCTGAAAC ctgGCGCGGTGTCTATCCCCACGTCCTACACcgcgcacctcgcgccCATCGCCAGCTCCAAGCTGCACCACGATGTGACGTCGCGCAGCGCAAACGCCGCCGAGATCCCGTATGTTGTCATGATGCAGCAGGCCAACATCCTGTCGGGTGAGACGCCGGGCATGAGCGGACGCTGCGGTGAGCGTATCCAGCACTGCTGGCAATGGGAGCACCCGCGCTGGGACCTGATGCTGGACGAGGCCGGTCTGCCCCTCACCAACAGCCATAAcacgcgctcgaccacGTGCACGTTCCACATCCCACACGCGTCGCCGTGCCACGGCTTTGCTGGATATTTCGAGGCACACCTGTACGGCAACGTCGGTCTGTCGATCCACCCCGACACGATTGCGCGCGTGTCCCCGGACCTGTTCAGCTGGTTCCCCATTTTCTTCCCCCTCAAGAGCCCACTGTACCTCCCGTCTGGTgctgagctcgaggtcaacATCTGGCGTCTCACGGACCAGAAGTCGAAGAAAGTGTGGTACGAATGGAGCGCCGAGGCGTACCTCCCTACCGTGCCCCAGTTTGGCGGGACGCCTAGTGGGAGCATGCACATGGGCATGCGGTATGGCTCCGGGCACACGAacccgacgtcgccgaccgaATCGCATTACTCGGCCCGGCCGCCTCTACGCGACGGGCAGGAGCTTGGCCGCGTCAAAATCGGTCAGACCGAGCTGCACAACTCCGGCGGCAAGCACTACTCGATTGGCCTCTAG